The following coding sequences lie in one Rhizobium sp. ZPR4 genomic window:
- a CDS encoding ABC transporter substrate-binding protein: MKLSILSRLVAGAAVALTLLSAPAWAQAPLVIHVGYAAIGVDNKPYAEGTSAATARAGEFLEKEFANDPTIKIEWTFFKGAGPAVNEGFANDQLDFAYQGDLPALIGRATGLKTKFLLASGARKPLYLAVAKGSGIKTIEDLKGRKVALQRGTNGHLSAIKILQAHGLNERDIQVVNLDTAGTVAALTSKDIDAAFGDTQLINLAAKDSADIIYTTKGDDPRFGRNAGVIGRQAFIDAHPEITQRVVDAFVKAAQWSSEEENRAALFELWHKSGTPVPILEEYFRNDTLAYRNSPLIDDLLVSQYKEQAIKSKEYGLIRRDVDLNGWFEPKYLNNALERLGLTKFWQPYGADGKPVAS, encoded by the coding sequence ATGAAACTGTCCATTCTTTCCCGTTTGGTCGCCGGTGCGGCAGTCGCCTTGACGCTATTGTCCGCCCCCGCCTGGGCGCAGGCCCCCCTCGTCATTCACGTCGGATACGCCGCAATCGGTGTCGACAATAAACCCTATGCCGAGGGAACGTCGGCAGCGACGGCGCGCGCCGGCGAATTTCTGGAAAAGGAATTCGCCAACGATCCGACCATCAAGATCGAATGGACCTTCTTCAAAGGGGCAGGTCCAGCCGTCAATGAAGGCTTCGCCAACGACCAGCTCGACTTTGCCTATCAGGGCGATCTTCCCGCGCTGATCGGGCGGGCAACGGGCCTGAAGACGAAGTTTTTGCTGGCGAGCGGCGCACGCAAACCGCTCTATCTCGCTGTTGCCAAGGGATCCGGCATCAAGACGATCGAAGATCTGAAGGGCCGCAAGGTCGCGCTGCAGCGCGGCACCAACGGCCATCTCTCCGCAATCAAGATCCTGCAGGCACATGGATTGAACGAGCGCGACATCCAGGTCGTCAATCTCGATACAGCCGGCACGGTCGCGGCCTTGACCAGCAAGGATATCGACGCCGCCTTCGGCGACACGCAGCTCATTAATCTGGCGGCGAAGGATAGCGCCGATATCATTTACACGACGAAGGGCGATGATCCGCGCTTCGGGCGCAATGCCGGCGTCATCGGCCGCCAGGCTTTCATCGACGCCCATCCGGAGATCACGCAGCGTGTCGTCGATGCTTTCGTCAAGGCGGCGCAATGGTCGTCCGAGGAAGAGAACCGTGCAGCGCTCTTCGAACTCTGGCACAAGTCCGGCACGCCCGTACCGATCCTGGAGGAGTATTTCCGCAACGATACGCTCGCCTATCGCAACTCGCCGCTGATCGACGATCTCCTAGTCTCGCAGTACAAGGAGCAGGCGATCAAGAGCAAGGAATATGGCCTGATCCGCCGTGATGTCGATCTCAATGGCTGGTTTGAGCCGAAATATCTCAACAATGCGCTGGAAAGGCTCGGCCTGACAAAATTCTGGCAGCCCTATGGCGCCGACGGAAAGCCGGTCGCCTCCTGA
- a CDS encoding ABC transporter ATP-binding protein, which yields MGNSLHLQISHVTRQFKVNGEILTALDDVSLDIAEGEFVTIVGASGCGKSTLLRLGAGLDLPTSGFVGHGGRPVKEPSLERGIVFQEPRLFPWLTVARNIALGLENSGLSKAEKGRLVESHLELVGLSGFAKAYPHQLSGGMAQRAGIARGLVNRPNVLFLDEPFGALDAITKARLQDELQTIWAKERITMVLVTHDVEEAVYLGDRVVVMSPRPGRIRDIVAVDLPRPRERTSPRLVEIRNRILESLNATTSTPRAPSGITSPVVEARPAVVAAE from the coding sequence ATGGGCAATTCCCTGCATCTCCAGATCAGCCATGTCACCCGCCAGTTCAAGGTCAACGGCGAGATCTTGACCGCGCTCGACGATGTCAGCCTCGATATCGCCGAGGGCGAGTTCGTGACCATCGTCGGAGCGAGCGGTTGCGGAAAGTCGACGCTATTGCGCCTCGGCGCCGGTCTCGATCTTCCGACGTCCGGCTTCGTCGGCCATGGCGGGCGGCCGGTCAAGGAACCGAGCCTCGAGCGTGGCATCGTCTTTCAGGAGCCGCGGCTTTTCCCCTGGTTGACGGTCGCCCGCAATATCGCGCTCGGGCTGGAAAATTCCGGTCTGTCCAAGGCGGAGAAGGGCAGGCTTGTCGAATCCCACCTCGAACTTGTCGGGCTCTCCGGCTTTGCGAAGGCCTATCCGCACCAGCTTTCCGGCGGGATGGCCCAGCGCGCCGGCATCGCTCGCGGATTGGTCAACCGCCCCAATGTCCTCTTTCTCGATGAACCCTTTGGCGCGCTCGACGCCATCACCAAGGCAAGGCTGCAGGACGAGCTGCAGACGATCTGGGCGAAGGAGCGCATCACCATGGTCCTGGTGACGCATGATGTCGAGGAGGCTGTCTATCTCGGCGACCGCGTCGTCGTCATGTCGCCCCGGCCGGGTCGCATCCGCGACATCGTTGCCGTGGATTTGCCGCGCCCGCGCGAACGCACCTCTCCTCGGCTGGTCGAAATCCGCAATCGCATTCTTGAGAGCCTCAACGCCACGACATCAACGCCTCGCGCTCCATCCGGCATCACAAGTCCGGTGGTTGAAGCCCGGCCTGCCGTCGTCGCTGCAGAATAA
- a CDS encoding LLM class flavin-dependent oxidoreductase: protein MTGRQRRLKLGAFLYPTGHHIAAWRHPLTQADAGSNFAHYVELAQIAEAAKFDLIFMADGVGTRGADTEALHRTAQRYVAQFEPITLLSALAAVTKNIGFIATASTSFNEPYHIARKFAPLDHISGGRAGWNLVTSSSDHEAHNFGRDEHYAHAERYERAEEFADVVLGLWDTWEEDAFPRNQQSGVFYEPEKQHILNHTGKHFKVRGPLNVARTPQGHPVLVQAGSSEPGRELAARTAEVVFTAHQTVEDARAFYADIKGRLAKYGRDRDDLKIMPGIFPVVGRTREEARQKFAELQDLVHPVVGLSMLNGMSGGVDLSHYPLDGPIPDLPETNGSKSRQKLLLDLARRENLTIRELYLRIAGARGHWQILGTPIEIADHMEEWFKTGAADGFNVMPPQLPTGLYDFVEHVLPELRRRGLFRSDYEGTTLRENLGLKVPRHPARRAVAAE from the coding sequence ATGACGGGCAGACAACGGCGATTGAAGCTTGGCGCTTTCCTTTATCCAACCGGCCATCATATCGCCGCCTGGCGGCATCCTTTAACGCAGGCCGATGCCGGTTCCAACTTTGCCCATTATGTCGAGCTTGCGCAAATCGCCGAAGCGGCGAAGTTCGATCTGATCTTCATGGCTGACGGCGTCGGGACGCGCGGAGCGGATACGGAGGCACTGCATCGCACGGCCCAGCGCTATGTCGCGCAGTTCGAGCCGATTACCTTGCTGTCGGCCCTGGCGGCGGTCACCAAGAACATCGGCTTTATCGCAACCGCCTCGACCTCGTTCAACGAGCCCTATCACATCGCCCGCAAATTCGCCCCTCTCGATCATATCAGCGGGGGGCGTGCCGGCTGGAACCTTGTGACATCCTCCAGCGACCATGAAGCGCATAATTTCGGCAGGGACGAGCACTATGCCCATGCGGAGCGTTATGAACGCGCCGAAGAATTTGCCGATGTCGTGCTCGGCCTCTGGGATACCTGGGAGGAAGATGCGTTCCCCCGCAATCAGCAGAGCGGCGTCTTTTATGAGCCGGAGAAGCAGCACATCCTCAATCACACTGGAAAGCATTTCAAGGTGCGCGGGCCGCTGAACGTGGCGCGCACGCCGCAGGGCCATCCCGTCCTCGTGCAGGCAGGCTCTTCGGAGCCGGGACGGGAGCTTGCCGCGCGCACCGCCGAGGTCGTCTTTACCGCCCATCAGACCGTCGAAGATGCGCGAGCCTTCTATGCGGATATCAAAGGTCGCCTGGCAAAATACGGAAGGGATCGGGATGATCTCAAGATCATGCCCGGCATCTTCCCGGTTGTCGGCAGAACGCGCGAGGAAGCGCGGCAAAAATTCGCGGAGCTTCAGGATCTCGTCCATCCGGTTGTCGGCCTTTCGATGCTGAACGGCATGTCGGGCGGTGTCGACCTCTCGCACTATCCGCTCGACGGTCCCATTCCGGATCTGCCGGAAACCAATGGCAGCAAGAGCCGCCAGAAATTGCTGCTTGATCTTGCCAGGCGCGAAAACCTGACGATCAGGGAGCTCTATCTTCGCATTGCCGGCGCGCGGGGGCACTGGCAGATTCTGGGAACGCCGATCGAGATCGCCGATCATATGGAAGAGTGGTTCAAGACGGGCGCAGCCGACGGCTTTAACGTCATGCCGCCGCAACTGCCGACCGGCCTTTATGATTTCGTCGAACATGTGTTGCCGGAGCTGCGTCGTCGCGGTCTTTTCCGCAGCGATTACGAAGGCACGACACTGCGCGAAAATCTCGGTTTGAAGGTGCCGCGACACCCCGCCCGCCGCGCCGTTGCCGCGGAGTAG
- a CDS encoding acyl-CoA dehydrogenase family protein, with the protein MSFQSDTSDPLVAKAIELRRAFDRDAVERDRLGGRPTAQIRLLKESGLPSAQIPARYGGRGASWLSILRVVREFARTDGSLAHLFGYHHLPLNLVLFRGSDVQRERLLRASAANNFVWGNSGNAMSKTSSGRRIDRGWLVNGKRPFSSGSHISDYIQISFENADGERLTAAVPANRNGIVIEDDWDGIGQRQTGSGTVSFHDLEIADDELISSPAVPLTPYTSLTSLLQQSVLLNVFVGSAQGALEEGRAYTTTSSRPWIYSGVDKHTDDPWIKRQYGDLYIRTLAATELADKAARSLDDAFNQGPGLTHEDRGAAAIDIATANLYAGEVGLAVSSEIFDVMGARSATTANGFDRFWRNVRTHTLHNPAEYKKRTLGTFLLTGEFPAPAMYR; encoded by the coding sequence ATGTCTTTCCAATCAGACACATCCGATCCCCTTGTCGCAAAGGCCATCGAACTGAGACGGGCATTCGATCGGGACGCGGTCGAGCGCGACCGGTTGGGCGGCAGACCAACCGCGCAGATTCGCCTGCTGAAGGAGAGCGGATTGCCTTCGGCGCAGATCCCGGCCCGCTATGGCGGTCGCGGCGCTTCCTGGCTCTCCATCCTTAGAGTGGTACGGGAATTTGCCCGCACCGACGGTTCGCTCGCACATCTTTTCGGTTACCATCATCTCCCCTTGAACCTCGTGCTCTTTCGAGGGTCGGATGTGCAGAGGGAGCGGTTGCTCAGAGCCTCCGCGGCGAACAATTTCGTCTGGGGCAATTCCGGCAATGCCATGTCGAAAACATCGTCAGGACGGCGGATCGACCGTGGCTGGCTGGTCAACGGCAAGCGCCCGTTTTCCTCTGGCTCGCACATATCAGACTATATCCAGATCTCCTTCGAAAACGCCGACGGCGAACGGCTGACGGCGGCCGTTCCTGCCAATCGGAACGGCATTGTCATCGAGGACGACTGGGACGGTATCGGCCAGCGCCAGACCGGCAGCGGCACGGTCAGTTTCCACGACCTCGAGATAGCGGATGACGAACTTATCAGCTCGCCTGCCGTTCCCCTTACCCCCTACACCTCGCTGACCTCCCTGCTGCAGCAGAGCGTGCTGCTCAACGTCTTTGTCGGCAGCGCCCAAGGCGCGCTGGAAGAAGGCCGCGCCTACACGACGACGTCCTCACGCCCCTGGATCTATTCCGGCGTCGACAAGCATACCGACGATCCCTGGATCAAGCGGCAATACGGCGATCTCTACATCCGAACGCTCGCTGCCACCGAGCTTGCCGACAAGGCCGCCCGAAGCCTTGACGACGCCTTCAACCAGGGACCGGGCCTGACGCATGAAGATCGCGGGGCCGCCGCCATCGATATCGCCACGGCAAACCTCTATGCCGGTGAGGTCGGGCTTGCCGTCTCCAGCGAGATCTTCGACGTTATGGGCGCGCGATCGGCAACCACGGCCAATGGCTTCGATCGCTTCTGGCGGAACGTGCGAACCCATACACTCCATAATCCCGCCGAATACAAGAAGCGCACGCTCGGCACCTTCCTTCTGACCGGCGAGTTCCCCGCTCCGGCAATGTACCGCTGA
- a CDS encoding LLM class flavin-dependent oxidoreductase — protein MARRKDQIKLGAFLLFTGHHVAAWRHRQASVGTEFENYLELAKLAEAAKFDAIFFADGVAARLKDLNAASRKAHSGIYPFEPITLLSALASVTRNIGLIATASTSFSDPFNLARQFGSLDRLSGGRAGWNLVTSADPDAAFNFGHDAQVLHADRYDRAEEFADVVLGLWDSWEDDAFVRDRESGRYFDPEKLHPLDHKGRHFRVRGPLNIPRSPQGRPVVVQAGASEPGKELAARTAEAIFAAQITLDEARAFYADVKGRLGKYGRSPDDLKILPGIFPVVARSEAEAEDKFQSLQELIQPEVGLNLLSQLTGVDLSSYPLDGPVPPEPPVTNAGKSRQELVLDLARRENLTIRQLYLRIAGARGHWQVVGTPTQIADVMEERFENYGADGFNIMAPIMPGGLADFITLVVPELRRRGLFRTEYEGTTLRENLGLKRPANRFSASNAAAAE, from the coding sequence ATGGCTAGACGCAAGGACCAGATCAAGCTCGGCGCCTTCCTGCTCTTCACCGGTCATCATGTTGCCGCCTGGCGGCATCGGCAAGCGTCCGTGGGCACCGAGTTCGAGAATTATCTCGAGCTCGCGAAACTCGCTGAGGCCGCCAAATTCGACGCCATCTTCTTTGCCGACGGTGTCGCGGCACGGCTGAAGGACCTGAATGCGGCGAGCCGCAAGGCCCATAGCGGCATCTATCCGTTCGAACCCATCACGCTCTTGTCGGCGCTTGCCAGCGTCACCCGCAATATCGGCCTGATCGCGACCGCCTCGACGAGCTTTTCCGATCCCTTCAATCTTGCGCGCCAGTTCGGCTCGCTCGATCGCTTAAGCGGCGGCCGCGCCGGCTGGAATCTCGTAACATCCGCCGATCCGGACGCGGCCTTCAACTTCGGCCATGACGCTCAGGTCCTGCATGCCGATCGTTATGATCGAGCCGAGGAATTCGCCGATGTCGTGCTTGGCCTCTGGGATAGCTGGGAGGACGACGCCTTCGTTCGAGATCGCGAGAGCGGCCGTTATTTCGATCCGGAGAAGCTGCACCCGCTTGACCATAAGGGGCGCCACTTCAGGGTACGCGGGCCGCTGAACATTCCGCGCTCGCCGCAGGGACGTCCGGTCGTGGTGCAGGCCGGGGCCTCGGAGCCGGGTAAGGAACTGGCCGCGCGCACTGCCGAAGCGATCTTTGCCGCACAGATCACGCTTGACGAGGCCAGGGCGTTTTATGCCGATGTGAAAGGCCGGCTCGGCAAATATGGCCGTTCGCCGGATGACCTGAAGATCCTGCCGGGCATCTTTCCTGTGGTCGCACGGAGCGAGGCGGAAGCGGAAGACAAGTTCCAGTCCCTGCAGGAGCTCATCCAGCCGGAAGTGGGCCTCAACCTCCTCTCGCAGCTGACCGGCGTCGATCTCAGTTCCTATCCGCTTGACGGTCCGGTGCCGCCCGAGCCGCCGGTCACCAATGCCGGCAAGAGCCGCCAGGAACTGGTGCTCGATCTCGCCCGCCGCGAAAACCTGACGATCCGTCAGCTCTATCTTCGCATCGCCGGCGCCCGCGGTCATTGGCAGGTGGTCGGCACCCCGACGCAAATCGCCGATGTCATGGAAGAACGCTTCGAAAATTACGGCGCCGACGGCTTCAACATCATGGCGCCGATCATGCCCGGCGGACTTGCTGATTTCATCACGCTCGTCGTGCCGGAGCTGCGTCGCCGCGGGCTGTTCCGCACCGAATATGAGGGCACTACACTGCGTGAGAATCTCGGGCTCAAACGTCCAGCCAACCGTTTTTCCGCAAGCAATGCGGCCGCAGCAGAATAG
- a CDS encoding DUF3088 domain-containing protein: MARDKLFLIAPGFADPKHPGVSFVCPYCNAIEGLLASFPDLASAIDVERVAFLRPRQKVIEVAGEENQSLPLLILADNPPDDAGDWNGTRFVNSTDRILELLAERHGFPRVH, encoded by the coding sequence ATGGCGCGTGACAAACTTTTCCTCATTGCACCGGGCTTTGCCGATCCGAAACATCCGGGCGTCAGCTTCGTCTGCCCTTATTGCAATGCCATCGAAGGATTGCTTGCCTCCTTCCCCGACCTCGCTTCGGCGATCGATGTCGAAAGGGTCGCCTTCCTGCGGCCGCGGCAGAAGGTGATCGAGGTTGCCGGCGAGGAAAACCAGTCGCTGCCGCTTCTGATCCTTGCGGACAACCCGCCTGATGATGCCGGCGATTGGAACGGCACGCGCTTCGTCAATTCGACCGATCGCATCCTCGAGCTGCTTGCCGAACGGCACGGCTTTCCACGCGTGCATTAG